A genomic stretch from Streptomyces fungicidicus includes:
- a CDS encoding STAS domain-containing protein, which translates to MPEHEAGGTPTVEVRDFLRRRREQIAQRWADEPLFRTVFTVSRDEAVEAGKVVVDALAEVADAGRVEDPDAAGFSGLREQLARMGAARSRAGLSTTQVSSELAALWPPMENLLVADMGEAPPERTRECASALGVLMGTLRLVAMQAALSEGQALIDRQRLQLLEVATPVIKLWDGIVAVPLIGTLDSARSQVVMETLLNAVVDQQARFAILDITGVPTVDSLVAQHLMKTVAAARLMGAECVVSGIRPAIAQTIVHLGLDLGTVKTRASLADALGHCLHELGANIVNAAPDGAGRR; encoded by the coding sequence GTGCCGGAGCACGAAGCGGGCGGAACCCCGACGGTCGAGGTCAGGGACTTCCTGCGCCGCCGACGTGAGCAGATCGCCCAGCGGTGGGCGGACGAGCCCCTGTTCCGCACGGTGTTCACCGTCTCGCGCGACGAGGCCGTGGAGGCGGGGAAGGTGGTCGTGGACGCGCTGGCCGAGGTCGCCGACGCCGGACGGGTCGAGGACCCGGACGCCGCCGGCTTCTCGGGCCTGCGCGAGCAGTTGGCGCGGATGGGGGCGGCCCGCTCCCGCGCGGGGCTGTCCACCACGCAGGTGTCGAGCGAGCTGGCCGCGCTGTGGCCGCCCATGGAGAACCTGCTGGTCGCCGACATGGGCGAGGCCCCGCCGGAGCGGACGCGGGAGTGCGCGTCCGCGCTCGGCGTCCTCATGGGCACGCTGCGCCTGGTGGCCATGCAGGCGGCGCTCAGCGAGGGGCAGGCGCTCATCGACCGGCAGCGCCTGCAGCTGCTGGAGGTGGCCACCCCGGTGATCAAGCTCTGGGACGGCATCGTGGCGGTCCCGCTGATCGGGACGCTGGACAGCGCCCGCAGCCAGGTGGTCATGGAGACCCTGCTGAACGCGGTGGTCGACCAGCAGGCCCGGTTCGCGATCCTCGACATCACCGGTGTGCCGACGGTCGACTCGCTGGTGGCGCAGCACCTGATGAAGACGGTCGCCGCGGCCCGGCTGATGGGTGCGGAGTGCGTGGTGTCCGGCATCCGTCCGGCGATCGCGCAGACCATCGTGCACCTGGGTCTGGACCTCGGCACGGTGAAGACCCGGGCGTCGCTCGCCGACGCGCTGGGGCACTGCCTGCACGAGCTGGGGGCGAACATCGTGAACGCGGCTCCCGACGGTGCGGGCCGCCGGTGA
- a CDS encoding STAS domain-containing protein, with product MSEQFSRPVAGHVPVLRLGEVLLVTLQGDLYDTTAQQLQQDLSESIATSRVTGVVIDISGVEVVDSFLGRVLAEIAAQSELLAARTVLAGMRPAVAITLVELGLTLPGMRTALNTEAALELLTRPAVPSRSGGLRQESP from the coding sequence GTGAGCGAGCAGTTCTCCCGCCCGGTCGCGGGACATGTGCCGGTCCTCCGGCTGGGCGAGGTCCTGCTGGTCACCCTTCAGGGGGACCTGTACGACACCACGGCACAGCAGTTGCAGCAGGACCTGTCCGAGAGCATCGCGACCAGCAGGGTCACGGGCGTGGTCATCGACATCTCCGGGGTGGAGGTCGTCGACTCCTTCCTCGGACGCGTGCTGGCCGAGATCGCGGCCCAGTCCGAGCTGCTGGCGGCCCGGACCGTGCTGGCCGGGATGCGGCCCGCGGTCGCGATCACCCTCGTGGAGCTGGGTCTCACGCTGCCGGGCATGCGGACCGCGCTGAACACCGAGGCCGCGCTGGAACTCCTGACGCGGCCCGCCGTCCCGTCCCGCTCCGGCGGCCTCCGCCAGGAGAGTCCGTGA
- a CDS encoding HAMP domain-containing protein: MTSKSTEGTDTVPGDQELTRLLAGLTAVRDGDFGTRLPDDADGLMGDIAKVFNGMVDQLSVFTSEVTRVAREVGTEGALGGQAQVPGVSGTWADLTDSVNAMAGNLTAQVRNVAQVTTAVAKGDLSQKITVDARGEILELKNTINTMVDQLSAFADEVTRVAREVGTEGRLGGQADVQGVKGTWRDLTHSVNFMAGNLTGQVRNIALVATAVAKGDLSQKITVDARGEILELKNTINTMVDQLSAFADEVTRVAREVGTEGRLGGQAQVRGVSGTWKDLTDNVNVMASNLTGQVRSIAQVASAVGRGDLSQRIRVEAAGEVGALADVINTMVDTLSAFADEVTRVAREVGTEGRLGGQAHVPHVAGTWKDLTDNVNSMANNLTGQVRNIALVTTAVARGDLSKKIDVDARGEILELKTTINTMVDQLSAFADEVTRVAREVGTEGRLGGQAEVEGVSGTWKRLTENVNELAGNLTRQVRAIAEVTSAVAEGDLTRSVNVEASGEVAELKDNINAMVESLRETTRANQEQDWLKTNLARVSGLMQGHRDLPVVAELIMDELVPLVSAQYGAFYLAEDGDGGPELRLVGSYGYPDDDVRPTRIAFGRTLVGQAARSRRTITVDELPPDYVTISSGLGHVVPTALVLLPIVVEGQVLGVIELASVTPFTQIHQDFLAQLMETIGVNVNTIVANARTDELLVESQRLTVELQERSAELQTQQEELQHSNAELEDKAALLAAQNRDIEAKNLQIEQARQELEARAQQLSLASKYKSEFLANMSHELRTPLNSLLILAQLLAQNPSRNLSPKQVEYAQIIHSAGSDLLQLINDILDLSKVEAGKMDVSPERVELRRLIEYVEATFRPMTMQKSLDFTVTTAPGAPADLLTDDSRLRQVLRNLLSNAVKFTERGEVRLRIEPAPDDEVPSGVLRGGPVVAFRVQDTGVGIPEQHLEAIFGAFQQADGTTSRKYGGTGLGLSITREIAHLLGGAVTVDSVAGQGSTFTLFLPVARPDFEELLRPPAVTDGERGEALPEAPARQLPALETGPASGRRPRRLLVVEERPRGLLTLVAESVVQDVAQGRGDAAPRPSVDIITAVGAQEAAGALATESCHCVVLELGMAEEEVARFLEALRGDSALASVPVLVHSGHRADTAVEEDLRSRARGTALEFLSSLDELRERIALHLSAEEPGDVLSLVRPDEQQRPAPQTVVDGSFSGRTVLVVDDDARNLFALSGILELHGFRVLHAENGRKGIERLVDNPEVALVLMDVMMPELDGYAATAEIRSMPQYADLPIVAVTAKAMPGDREKSIASGASDYVTKPVDTQDLIACVRRWLPA, encoded by the coding sequence ATGACCAGCAAGAGCACCGAGGGGACCGACACGGTGCCGGGGGACCAGGAGCTGACGCGGCTCCTGGCGGGGCTGACGGCGGTACGGGACGGGGACTTCGGCACCCGGCTGCCGGACGACGCCGACGGTCTCATGGGGGACATCGCCAAGGTCTTCAACGGGATGGTGGACCAGCTGTCGGTGTTCACCTCCGAGGTCACCCGGGTGGCCCGCGAGGTCGGCACCGAGGGGGCGCTGGGCGGCCAGGCGCAGGTGCCGGGGGTCTCGGGCACCTGGGCGGACCTGACGGACTCGGTGAACGCCATGGCGGGCAATCTCACCGCGCAGGTCCGCAACGTCGCCCAGGTGACGACGGCGGTCGCCAAGGGCGACCTCTCGCAGAAGATCACCGTGGACGCCCGCGGCGAGATCCTCGAACTCAAGAACACCATCAACACCATGGTCGACCAACTCTCCGCCTTCGCCGACGAGGTCACCCGCGTCGCCCGCGAGGTCGGCACCGAGGGACGCCTCGGCGGACAGGCCGATGTGCAGGGAGTCAAGGGCACCTGGCGCGACCTCACCCACTCGGTGAACTTCATGGCCGGCAACCTGACCGGCCAGGTCCGCAACATCGCCCTGGTGGCGACGGCGGTCGCCAAGGGCGACCTCTCGCAGAAGATCACCGTGGACGCCCGCGGCGAGATCCTCGAACTCAAGAACACCATCAACACCATGGTCGACCAACTCTCCGCCTTCGCCGACGAGGTCACCCGCGTCGCCCGCGAGGTCGGCACCGAGGGACGCCTCGGCGGACAGGCCCAGGTGCGGGGAGTCTCGGGCACCTGGAAGGACCTCACGGACAACGTCAACGTGATGGCGTCCAACCTGACCGGCCAGGTCCGCTCCATCGCCCAGGTCGCCTCCGCGGTGGGCCGGGGCGACCTGTCGCAGCGGATCAGGGTCGAGGCGGCCGGCGAGGTCGGGGCGCTGGCCGACGTCATCAACACGATGGTGGACACGCTGTCCGCCTTCGCCGACGAGGTCACCCGCGTCGCCCGCGAGGTCGGCACCGAGGGACGCCTCGGCGGACAGGCGCACGTGCCGCATGTCGCGGGCACCTGGAAGGACCTCACCGACAACGTCAACTCCATGGCCAACAACCTCACCGGCCAGGTGCGCAACATCGCGCTGGTGACGACCGCGGTGGCCCGGGGCGACCTGTCGAAGAAGATCGACGTCGACGCGCGGGGCGAGATCCTGGAGCTGAAGACGACCATCAACACGATGGTCGACCAGCTCTCCGCCTTCGCCGACGAGGTCACCCGCGTCGCCCGCGAGGTCGGCACCGAGGGACGGCTCGGCGGACAGGCGGAGGTCGAGGGCGTCTCCGGCACCTGGAAGCGGCTCACGGAAAACGTCAACGAGCTGGCGGGCAACCTGACCCGGCAGGTCCGGGCGATCGCCGAGGTGACGAGCGCGGTCGCCGAGGGCGATCTGACCCGCTCCGTGAACGTGGAGGCGTCCGGCGAGGTCGCCGAGCTCAAGGACAACATCAACGCGATGGTGGAGTCCCTGCGCGAGACCACCCGGGCCAACCAGGAGCAGGACTGGCTCAAGACCAACCTCGCCCGGGTGTCGGGCCTGATGCAGGGGCACCGCGACCTGCCCGTGGTCGCCGAGCTGATCATGGACGAGCTGGTGCCGCTGGTGTCGGCCCAGTACGGCGCCTTCTACCTCGCCGAGGACGGCGACGGCGGCCCCGAGCTGCGGCTGGTCGGCTCCTACGGCTACCCCGACGACGACGTCCGGCCCACCCGGATCGCCTTCGGCCGCACGCTCGTGGGCCAGGCCGCCCGCAGCCGGCGCACCATCACGGTGGACGAGCTGCCGCCGGACTACGTCACCATCTCCTCCGGGCTCGGCCACGTGGTGCCGACCGCGCTGGTACTGCTGCCCATCGTGGTGGAGGGCCAGGTGCTCGGCGTGATCGAGCTGGCGTCGGTGACCCCGTTCACCCAGATCCACCAGGACTTCCTGGCCCAGCTGATGGAGACCATCGGCGTCAACGTCAACACCATCGTCGCCAACGCCCGCACCGACGAGCTGCTGGTCGAGTCGCAGCGGCTCACCGTCGAACTGCAGGAGCGCTCGGCGGAGTTGCAGACCCAGCAGGAGGAACTCCAGCACTCCAACGCGGAGCTGGAGGACAAGGCCGCGCTGCTGGCGGCGCAGAACCGGGACATCGAGGCGAAGAACCTGCAGATCGAGCAGGCCCGCCAGGAGCTGGAGGCGCGGGCGCAGCAGCTGTCGCTGGCCTCGAAGTACAAGTCGGAGTTCCTGGCGAACATGAGCCACGAGCTGCGCACCCCGCTCAACAGCCTGCTGATCCTGGCCCAGTTGCTCGCCCAGAACCCCTCGCGCAACCTCAGCCCGAAGCAGGTCGAGTACGCGCAGATCATCCACTCGGCCGGCTCCGACCTGCTCCAGCTGATCAACGACATCCTCGACCTGTCGAAGGTCGAGGCCGGGAAGATGGACGTCAGCCCCGAGCGGGTGGAGCTGCGCCGGCTCATCGAGTACGTCGAGGCCACCTTCCGGCCCATGACGATGCAGAAGAGCCTGGACTTCACCGTGACGACGGCCCCGGGCGCGCCGGCCGACCTGCTCACCGACGACTCCCGGCTGCGGCAGGTGCTGCGCAATCTGCTGTCCAACGCGGTCAAGTTCACCGAACGGGGCGAAGTGCGGCTGCGGATCGAACCCGCGCCGGACGACGAGGTGCCCAGCGGTGTGCTGCGGGGCGGGCCCGTGGTGGCCTTCCGGGTGCAGGACACCGGCGTCGGCATCCCCGAGCAGCACCTGGAGGCGATCTTCGGCGCCTTCCAGCAGGCCGACGGGACCACGAGCCGCAAGTACGGCGGCACGGGGCTCGGTCTGTCCATCACCCGCGAGATCGCCCATCTGCTGGGCGGCGCGGTGACGGTGGACAGCGTCGCGGGCCAGGGCAGCACGTTCACCCTGTTCCTGCCGGTGGCCCGGCCGGACTTCGAGGAGCTGCTGCGGCCCCCCGCGGTCACGGACGGGGAGCGGGGCGAGGCCCTGCCGGAGGCGCCCGCACGTCAGCTGCCGGCGCTCGAGACGGGACCGGCGTCCGGCCGGCGTCCCCGGCGGCTGCTCGTGGTCGAGGAGCGGCCGCGGGGCCTGCTCACCCTGGTCGCGGAGAGCGTGGTCCAGGACGTCGCGCAGGGCCGGGGCGACGCCGCCCCGCGGCCCTCGGTCGACATCATCACCGCGGTCGGCGCGCAGGAGGCGGCCGGTGCGCTGGCCACCGAGTCGTGCCACTGCGTGGTGCTGGAGCTGGGCATGGCCGAGGAGGAGGTCGCCCGGTTCCTGGAGGCCCTGCGGGGCGACTCCGCGCTGGCGAGCGTGCCGGTGCTGGTGCACAGCGGCCACCGGGCGGACACGGCGGTGGAGGAGGACCTGCGGTCCCGTGCCCGGGGGACGGCGCTGGAGTTCCTCTCCAGCCTCGACGAGCTGCGTGAACGCATCGCCCTGCACCTCTCCGCCGAGGAGCCCGGCGACGTGCTGTCGCTGGTCAGGCCCGACGAGCAGCAGCGCCCGGCGCCGCAGACCGTGGTGGACGGCTCGTTCTCCGGCCGTACCGTCCTCGTCGTGGACGACGACGCGCGCAACCTCTTCGCGCTCAGCGGGATCCTGGAGCTGCACGGCTTCCGGGTGCTGCACGCGGAGAACGGCCGCAAGGGCATCGAGAGACTGGTGGACAACCCCGAGGTGGCGCTCGTCCTGATGGACGTGATGATGCCCGAGCTGGACGGCTACGCCGCCACGGCCGAGATCCGCTCCATGCCGCAGTACGCCGACCTGCCCATCGTCGCCGTCACGGCCAAGGCGATGCCCGGGGACCGGGAGAAGAGCATCGCCTCCGGGGCCAGCGACTACGTCACCAAACCGGTCGACACCCAGGACCTGATCGCCTGCGTCCGCCGCTGGCTGCCCGCATGA
- a CDS encoding SpoIIE family protein phosphatase, whose translation MSAGERPEGPHGGETRLEPPPAGPGGVSADSPAGRLAATVDRLSREVRAAQAEAEGRALIELAKGILVERLGCGPSQAARQLAELTEQAGTTQLEFAVEVINQAARDRMSEVTDAFLAATRAAEEAGPEPAAVRLRAAESAALAADDTQAVAESLLAQALRPLGAVAVAIWAAGADGSLTLAGSAGFSPAEAARWCYVPPDVATVARCGLAEPDGLWITSLAERGLPSVGRHHHPDGGRAAVPAGTGGRVHGVLEIVWPDPLPPQPPQIVRQVEALAELCAHTLETGAVPDGPAGRQQEPADAAELMDLADGLYDPALVLVPHLDAHGNLLDFRIQHVNGRFLDPAGRPRAMVSGALLLEAYPMAAGDSELFQRIERVYATGEPFRARRMNLTALVDQVPLSSVADISVSRHGSGILFIWRIEDETARLASLLQHAQRLGRIGGFEENLLTGEITWNGQLFDLYGRSPSSLPVPLEELPAHAHPDDAVTIGRFLRTLLHHLRPASAAFRLQRPDGVTRHIRVVAEPVLDTDGRLLTTRGAYQDISAQHWTEVALAATRDQLAHTEQHASERDRLALQLQRAIMPPTQAPLQVPGLDVAVRYRPAEAEQLVGGDWYDAVVLPSRLVLVCVGDVAGHGIEAATSMVVLRNALRGLAVTGAGPGQLLSWLNIVAHHLTGGITATAVCGLYDPVARTLRWARAGHLPPVLVRGREAAPLPLVRGLLLGAVPEAVYEESEVQLAAEDNLLMYTDGLIERRDRSLEESLTGLLTSAATAPGTLDQRLDRLLTYSKSDTDDDTCIVGLRVG comes from the coding sequence ATGAGCGCCGGGGAGCGGCCGGAGGGGCCGCACGGTGGCGAGACCCGGCTCGAGCCGCCGCCGGCCGGACCCGGCGGGGTGTCCGCGGACTCGCCCGCGGGCAGGCTCGCGGCGACCGTGGACCGGCTCAGCCGGGAGGTTCGCGCGGCGCAGGCCGAGGCGGAGGGGCGGGCGCTGATCGAGCTCGCCAAGGGCATCCTGGTCGAGCGTCTGGGATGCGGCCCCTCGCAGGCCGCCCGCCAGCTCGCCGAGCTGACCGAGCAGGCCGGGACGACTCAGCTGGAGTTCGCGGTCGAGGTCATCAACCAGGCCGCCCGGGACCGCATGTCGGAGGTGACGGACGCCTTCCTGGCCGCCACCCGGGCCGCCGAGGAGGCGGGTCCGGAGCCGGCCGCCGTACGGTTGCGCGCGGCCGAGAGCGCGGCGCTGGCGGCGGACGACACCCAGGCCGTGGCCGAGTCCCTGCTCGCGCAGGCGCTGCGCCCGCTGGGCGCGGTGGCCGTGGCGATCTGGGCGGCCGGCGCCGACGGGTCGCTGACCCTGGCGGGCAGCGCCGGGTTCTCCCCCGCCGAGGCGGCGCGCTGGTGCTACGTGCCGCCGGACGTGGCGACGGTCGCCCGGTGCGGCCTCGCGGAGCCCGACGGCCTGTGGATCACGTCGCTCGCCGAGCGGGGCCTGCCCAGCGTCGGCCGGCACCATCACCCGGACGGCGGCAGGGCGGCGGTGCCCGCCGGCACCGGGGGCCGTGTGCACGGCGTGCTGGAGATCGTCTGGCCCGATCCGCTGCCCCCGCAGCCACCGCAGATAGTCCGCCAGGTGGAGGCCCTGGCCGAGCTGTGCGCCCACACCCTGGAGACCGGTGCGGTGCCGGACGGCCCGGCCGGGCGGCAGCAGGAGCCGGCGGACGCCGCGGAGCTGATGGACCTGGCCGACGGGCTGTACGACCCGGCCCTCGTCCTGGTGCCCCATCTGGACGCCCACGGGAACCTGCTGGACTTCCGCATCCAGCACGTCAACGGCCGCTTCCTCGACCCGGCGGGCCGGCCGCGTGCCATGGTCAGCGGTGCGCTGCTGCTGGAGGCCTACCCGATGGCCGCCGGGGACAGCGAGCTGTTCCAGCGGATCGAGCGGGTGTACGCCACGGGTGAGCCGTTCCGGGCCCGGCGGATGAACCTGACCGCCCTGGTCGACCAGGTGCCGCTGTCGTCGGTCGCCGACATAAGCGTCAGCCGGCACGGCTCCGGCATCCTGTTCATCTGGCGGATCGAGGACGAGACGGCCCGCCTGGCGAGCCTGCTCCAGCACGCCCAGCGGCTCGGCCGGATCGGCGGCTTCGAGGAGAACCTGCTGACCGGTGAGATCACCTGGAACGGGCAGCTGTTCGACCTGTACGGGCGTTCGCCGTCCAGCCTGCCGGTGCCGCTGGAGGAACTGCCCGCGCACGCCCATCCGGACGACGCAGTCACCATCGGGCGCTTCCTGCGCACGCTGCTGCACCACCTCCGGCCGGCCTCGGCCGCCTTCCGGCTGCAGCGGCCGGACGGGGTGACCCGGCACATCCGGGTGGTCGCGGAGCCGGTCCTGGACACCGACGGGCGGCTGCTCACCACGCGGGGCGCCTACCAGGACATCTCGGCCCAGCACTGGACCGAGGTGGCGCTGGCGGCCACCCGCGACCAGCTGGCCCACACCGAGCAGCACGCCAGCGAACGCGACCGGCTGGCGCTGCAGCTGCAGCGGGCCATCATGCCGCCCACCCAGGCGCCGCTGCAGGTGCCCGGCCTCGACGTGGCCGTCCGCTACCGGCCCGCGGAGGCCGAGCAGCTGGTCGGCGGTGACTGGTACGACGCCGTGGTGCTGCCGTCCCGGCTGGTGCTGGTGTGCGTGGGCGACGTCGCCGGTCACGGCATAGAGGCCGCGACCAGCATGGTCGTGCTGCGCAACGCGCTGCGCGGGCTGGCCGTCACCGGGGCGGGTCCCGGGCAGCTGCTGTCGTGGCTGAACATCGTGGCGCACCATCTGACGGGCGGCATCACCGCCACCGCGGTCTGCGGTCTGTACGACCCGGTCGCGCGCACACTGCGCTGGGCACGGGCGGGGCATCTGCCGCCGGTGCTGGTGCGGGGCCGGGAGGCCGCTCCGCTGCCGCTGGTGCGCGGACTGCTGCTGGGCGCCGTGCCGGAGGCCGTCTACGAGGAGTCGGAGGTGCAGCTGGCCGCCGAGGACAATCTGCTGATGTACACGGACGGTCTGATCGAGCGCCGGGACCGTAGCCTGGAGGAGTCCCTGACCGGGCTGCTCACCAGCGCCGCCACCGCCCCCGGCACGCTCGACCAGCGGCTGGACCGGCTGCTCACGTACAGCAAGTCGGACACGGACGACGACACCTGCATCGTGGGGCTGCGGGTCGGATGA
- a CDS encoding STAS domain-containing protein: MPIAQDPLSVEVTLPREDVALLTVEGHLDVDTATEFQHHLANQLHHGRRHFLLDLSAVPFMDSSGMNIILRVYQEARDLPGSVHIISPTPAVRRILDLTGVSITVPVSESAEEALERVDRSPEVPLED; this comes from the coding sequence GTGCCCATTGCCCAGGACCCGTTGTCCGTCGAGGTGACCCTGCCGCGTGAGGACGTGGCACTGCTCACGGTGGAGGGGCACTTGGACGTCGACACGGCGACCGAGTTCCAGCACCACCTGGCGAACCAGCTCCATCACGGCCGCCGTCACTTCCTGCTGGACCTGTCGGCGGTGCCCTTCATGGACTCGTCCGGCATGAACATCATCCTGCGCGTCTACCAGGAGGCACGTGACCTGCCGGGGAGCGTGCACATCATCTCCCCCACGCCCGCGGTGCGCCGCATCCTGGACCTGACCGGCGTGAGCATAACCGTGCCCGTCTCGGAGAGCGCCGAGGAGGCGCTGGAGCGCGTGGACCGCTCCCCCGAGGTGCCGCTGGAGGACTGA
- a CDS encoding anti-sigma regulatory factor — MPTAAGVEARLPIRSDMDLVWVRQHVRQAAAQLGFGLVDQTKVLTAASELARNTLVHGGGGEVEVSHVTADGVSGLRLTFSDSGPGIPDLDRALSDGYTSGDGLGMGLGGARRLVHDFEVESAPGSGTTVRVTSWVGRRPGHPGEA, encoded by the coding sequence ATGCCCACTGCAGCGGGCGTCGAGGCCCGCCTGCCCATCCGGTCGGACATGGACCTGGTGTGGGTGCGCCAGCACGTGCGCCAGGCCGCCGCGCAGCTCGGCTTCGGACTGGTCGACCAGACGAAGGTGCTGACCGCCGCCAGCGAGCTGGCGCGGAACACGCTGGTGCACGGCGGAGGAGGTGAGGTGGAGGTGAGCCATGTCACCGCCGACGGCGTGAGCGGCCTGCGGCTGACCTTCAGCGACTCCGGGCCGGGCATCCCGGACCTGGACCGGGCGCTCAGCGACGGCTACACCTCCGGGGACGGTCTGGGGATGGGGCTCGGCGGCGCCCGGCGTCTGGTGCATGATTTCGAGGTCGAGAGCGCTCCCGGCTCGGGCACCACGGTGCGCGTGACGTCCTGGGTGGGCCGCCGCCCGGGTCACCCCGGGGAGGCGTGA